The genomic window CGGCAGTGGTAAAGGTGGTGAGGAACCAGTAGGCCGGGGTTAGCGAAGGATCCTCTTGGGATCGATCGCCTTCCATCCGAAGGCCTCGGCGACGCCCGGGCAGGTCACCTCCCCGCCGATCGTGTTGATCGAGGAACGGAGCTCCGCATGCGTTTTCGCGGCGGCGATTCCTGCCGAAGCGAGGATCAGGATCCAGGGAAGGGTCGCGTTGGTGAGCGCAAAGGTCGAGGTCCGAGGGACGGCGGAGGGTATGTTGGCGACCGCATAGTGGAGGATGCCCTCCACGGAGAAGACCGGATCGTCGTGCGTAGTGGGATGCGTGACGGTTTCGATGCAACCGCCTTGATCGATCGAGATGTCCATGACCACCGATCCCCGCCTCATCTGTTGCACCATCTGGCGGGACACGACCTTTGGCGCCCGAGAGCCGGGTACGAGGACCGCTCCGATTGCCAGGTCCGCCCGCTCGAGCTCCTCTGCCAAATAGTACGGGGTGACCACGGCGGTGCGGATCCGGCCTCCGAAGAGATCGTCGAGAAAGCGCAAGCGGATGGGGCTCTGATCGAAGAGCAGGACCTCGGCTCCCATGCCCGCGGCGATGCGAGCTGCCTGCGTACCGACCGTTCCTCCTCCAAGGACGACCACCCGTCCGGGAGGAACGCCGGGTACTCCGCCGAGAAGAATTCCGGATCCTCCCTGCGCGCTTTCGAGAAAATGCGCTCCCGCTTGCACGGCTACCCTTCCGGCCACCTCGCTCATCGGGATGAGCAGAGGCAAGCTCCCATCGGGGAGCTGCAGCGTCTCGTACGCCAAAGCCGTCACGCCGCGGGAAGCCATCGCTTCCGTCAGGGAACGGCTCGCGGCCAGATGCAGATAGGAAAACAGGAGCAGTCCCTTGCGGAGGAACGCGAGCTCCGACTCGGCCGGCTCTTTGACCTTTACGACGAGATCGGATTGCCAACATCCTTCCCAATCGCCGATTTGCGCTCCCGCACGGGAGTATTCCGCATCGGAGAAGCCGCTCAGGAGGCCGGCTTCGGTTTCGACCGTGACGGTGTGGCCGGCTTGTATTAGCGCGTGGGCACCGGCAGGGGTGAGCGCGACCCGATTTTCTCCTTCTTTTCGCTCCTTGGGGACACCGATGCGCATGGTCATGGTCCTTTTGAGGTTGCGGGCAACAAAGCAGGCCACGAGGAGATCGACAAGCCTTTTTGCGATTCCCTGGAGAGCGATTTCGCTCCCTCTTGGGAGCGTCGGCTTGCCTTTGGTCGGGAAAACCCCTCACCATGAAGCGTCGTGATAGCGATCGTGATCGGAACGAACCGATTGGGAAGCCGGACGCGGCTCGTCGGCGCCCAACTGGTCCGTCTCTACACGGCGCTGGGAGAGCCAGCGCATCCGATTGATCTGGGGCTCCTGCCGGTCGAGGTGGGGGGCTCTCGCGCATACGCGGAGAAGCCGGAGGAAGTCAGCCGGTTCGCTTCCATCCTGGGCGCGGCGCGGGGCCTGGTCGTCGCTCTGCCGGAATATAACGGGAGCTTCCCCGGCATCCTGAAGCTCTTCCTCGATCTTCTGCCGCATCCCAGCCCCCTGGAAGGCAAGCCGATCTGCGTGGTCGGCATAGCGCGCGGCCGGTTTGGCGGCTTGCGCGCGGTCGAGGATCTGCAGAGGCATCTCCTCTACCGGAGAGCCTATCTCTATCCCCAATCGGTTCTTCTCTCGGATATCGACCAGCTTCTCGGGACAGGGGCGAGGCTCGAGGATCCGGCCGCTCTCAAACGCCTGCAGGAGCAGGCGGAAGGGTTTGTCCGCTTTGTGGACAGGCTTGTCCCTCCTGCGGAGAGCCGGGACAAGACGCGCCTGGATTCGCCCTGATCGCTCACTCGACCAGCTGACGATAGAGCTTTTCGTAGGACTCCGCACTCTGCTCCCAGGAGAATTCCCGCCGCATCGCCTCCTGGCGCATCGCCTGGAGAGCGGCGGGGTTCTGGTAAACGGCTTTTGCCTTTCGCACGGCTTCGGAAAAGGCACCAGCGGTCGGGGCCTGAAAGAGAAAGCCCGTACCCCGCGCCTCCGCCGGATCCCAAGGGACGATGGTATCGGCTAAACCCCCTGTTTCGTGCGCGATCGGGAGCGTGCCGTAACGAAGAGCATAGAGCTGGGTGAGCCCACACGGCTCGAAAAGAGAGGGCATGAGCAGGAAGTCGGAGCCGGCCAGGAGGAGGTGAGCAAAGGCCTCGTCGAACCCGATCTGCACCGCAACGCTTTTGGGGAATAGGCGGGTCAGGTCTCGCAGCCTCTCCTCCAAGCCGGGATCACCCTCTCCCAGCACGACGAGGCGTCCGCCTTCCTTTCGGAGCTCGTCGGCGACCTCGAGCACCAGCGGGATCCCTTTCTGCTCGGTGAGCCGGGAGATCAGGCAAAAGAGCGGAGCCCGGAAGGGCTCCCATCCCACCTGCTTCGCAAGGCGGTCCTTCGAGAGCTGCTTGGCGCCGGGGCTGCTCGCCGAGTAAGGCGCAGGCAGCAGCGGATCCCGTGCGGGGTCCCAACGGCTGTAGTCGGCGCCATTGAGGATTCCAGAGAGCTTGTATCTCCTTTCCCGGAGGACCTCGGCTAGCCCGCAGCCGAATTCCGGCGTCTGAATTTCCTCGGCATAACGTGGGCTCACCGTGGTGAGACGGTCGGCAAAGACAATGGCCGCCTTCAAGCAGTTGATGTGCTGGTGGAACTCGATTCCGGCGGGAGAGAAGTAGTCGGTGGGGAGGTTGGTCAACGGGAAGTCCAATCCCCAAAAGTTGCCCTGGTAGGCGAGGTTGTGAATCGTGAACACCGTTCGGAAGGGGAGACGTTCCGAGCGCACGAAGGCCGGAACGAGGCCGGTGTGCCAATCGTGGAGATGGAGGATTTCCGGTTTCGGACGAACATGGCGGGCGAGCCGGGGAACGATCTTGGAAAAGAAAAAGAAGCGGCTCGCGTTGTCGGTGTAATCTCCCCCGGGGGGGCCGTAGAGGTAGGTCCGATCGAAAAACTCCTCCTTCTCGACCAGGAAGAGGCGGATCTCCCGATCGGTGCGACCTTCCCAGATCCGGGCGCTCTGCAGGCTGGTACCCAGGGGCACGCTCAAGGTCAGATCGGTGGGACGCAGCTCCGGGAGCGTTTCCCGGATCGACCGGAAGAGCGGGAGCACGCAGGCGACGGAATGGCCCCGCTGGCGCAACGCTGCCGGAAGCGCGGCCAGCACATCGGCTAGTCCGCCCGTCTTCGCATAGGGAGAAAGCTCCGTGGCGGCAAAGAGGAGGTTCATGTTCGTTGCGGGTCCAGATGGAGTGGGCGTAGGGGCCGGATTTCGATTTGCACGAGTGAGGGCTTGAAGATAGTTTATTTCCGGATAAAAAGATTGAATCGAAATGTCAAAGGCTTGCGCCTTGGCTCGGCAGTTCCGTGATCGTTGCTTCCTCGTCTCGCATCCGTCCGCGAGACCGCTCGAGCCGGTGGCTCCTGTCCTGCGGAGGGTCTTGACGCAAGGGCGATGACACGGGAGACCCTTGCGTTCGACGGGCCGAGGGATGTAGCGGCAATCCTCGGAAATGAATCGAAGAATATTCGCATTCTCGAAGAGGCGTTCTCGGTAAAAGTGACCACGCGAGAAGGATGGGTCCGCATCGAGGGGGAAGCCGACGGAGTCGCGAAGGCGACGCAAGCCTTCCGCCAGCTCGAAGATGCTCGCCATCATGGCGTGAACATCGGAAAAGAGGAGTTGCGATACACCGTGGATGCCGTAGGACGAGGGGACGGGATCGATCTGGCCACCTTGTACAAGCAGGGCTTACGCCCCTCCAGGAGCGGTGTGTCGATCGTAGCACGGACCCCTGGTCAGCGGACCTATTTGGAGGCATTGCGCACTCATGAGCTCGTCTTTGGCGTAGGGCCGGCGGGGACGGGAAAGACCTATTTGGCGGTTGCTGCGGCCGTGGCGGCGCATCGGGCGCAAGAGGTGCAGCGGATTGTCTTGACGCGGCCTGCCGTGGAAGCGGGAGAGGCCTTGGGTTTTCTCCCGGGGCAGGTGGAGGAAAAGGTCTTCCCCTATCTTCGTCCGCTGTACGATGCGCTCGAGGATATGCTTCCTCCGGAGGAGTTGCAGCGTTATCTGAGCCGAGGTTGGATCGAGATTGCCCCGCTCGCGTTCATGCGAGGGCGGACCCTGGCTCACTGCTTCGTGATCCTGGACGAGGCCCAAAACACGACGCCGGAGCAGATGTTCATGCTCCTGACACGCATGGGTCCGGACTCCCGCTGTGCGGTCACGGGCGATCCCACGCAGATCGACCTTCCCCGGGGCCGACGATCCGGTCTGCTGGAAGCGATCGCCGCCCTCCGCGGACAGAGCGGCATCTCGATTTGTGAACTCTCGGAAGGGGACGTGCTCCGTCACGATCTGGTGCGGCGAATCCTGGAGGCTTACCGAGCGCATCGGGAGCGAGCGGGGCTACGGGCGGACGGCGTATGAGCGTTTTCGAACGGTGGCGATTGATACGCAAGGGGCTCTCCTGTGGACGGTCTCGGCGTGCATCGAGCTCGCCCAAATGGCGGGAGAGGCTGGAGAAGGACCGGCGCGTTCGAGGATTCATCTTCGTCCTCTTTACCGCTCTTTGCGTTGTCTGCGGCAGTTGGCCTCACGCCCATCCGACCTATGCGGTGGCGCTGTTGACGACCGTCCTGGCGGCGGGGATCTTCATCCCGATGCGGATCGGGCTTCCCGACCTGTTCGGGAGCAATTCCCGCCTGGCGCTGGTGTTGACGGCCGTCCTCATCAACCTTTACGTCGGCAAAGCCGTTTACCTCTGGTCGATGCGCCAGCCGGGGGCAGAGTTCCATGCTCTCTACTTCTACGTCCCGACCGCCTTCGCTCCGCTGCTGACGACCTCGCTCCTCGGGGCTTTCCCTGGCCTCTTTACGGTGTTTGCTTCCTCCCTCTTCAGCGCGGTCTTGATCAATCAGAGCATTCCGCTGCTGGTGAACAACCTCGTGTCCGGATTTGTCGGCGTCTACATGACCCAGCGGGTTCATCGCCGCCGGGACATCATTCAAGCGGGCATGGCGGTGGGCTTGGTGAGCCTCGTCTGCGCCATGGCCTTTGGCTATGTGGGCGAGACGGAAAGCGACGTGCTGATCGAGCAGGGTGCCTGGAGCGTGGTCCTCGGTTTCCTGACCGGGGTTTTCGTCAATGCGATCTTGCCGTTCATGGAAGAGCTCTTTTGCGTGAATACCGATTTCACGTGGCTCGAGCTCTCCGATTTGAACCATCCTTTGCTGAGGCGACTCGCAACCGAGGCGCCCGGAACCTACCACCACAGCCTCATGGTGGCGAATCTGGCGGAAGCGGCGGCGCAGAAGGTCGGGGCCAACCCGGCTCTCTGTCGCGTAATGGCCTACTTTCACGACATCGGAAAGCTCGTGAACCCTCAATATTTCGTGGAAAACATCGATGGGGGTGAAAACCCCCACGACCGGCTCTCGCCCTCCTTGAGCGCGCTCGTCATCCTCTCCCATGTCAAGGACGGGGCAGAGCTGGCCCAGCGTTACCACTTGAAGCGGCCCATCGTGGATGGCATCGAGCAGCATCATGGCGACTCCCTCGTCTACTATTTCTATCAGCGGGCGCTGCGGACCATCGAGGACTGCAAGGCCGGGGTCCGAATCCTGGGGGCATCAGAAAAGGCGGTGCCGGGATTCGATGAGAGCCAGTTTCGTTATCCCGGACCCAAGCCGCAGAGCCGGGAAGCCGGGATCCTCATGCTCTCTGACGTAGTGGAAAGTGCGTCGCGCTGCTTGGAAAGACCGACGGCGCAGCGGATCGAGCAGATGGTGCGCGAGCTCGTCGAGAAAAAGCTTGCCGGCCATCAGCTCGACGAATGCGATCTCACGCTTAAGGAGTTGCATTCGATCGAGGAAAGCCTGAGCTTTACGTTGAAGACGATGTTGCACAGTCGCCTCCGCTATCCGCAGAAGGAACGAGATGGGATCGAAGCTCTCCGTCTACAATCGGCAGCGCCAAGTGCGCCTGTCTTGTCGGATCTTGCTACGGCAGTGGCAGATGGCGGTCCGACGGATCAGGACGCGAGGGAAGCCGTTGCCTCCGACCATTGAGCTTTCCCTGGTCTCCTCGCGAGCCATGGCGACTCTTCATGCCGAATGGCTTCAGGTGCCCGGGCCGACCGATGTCCTCTCTTTCGATTATGGAGAGGTGGTCGTCTGTCCTTGGGTCGCCAATAAGGAGGCACCTCGGCACCATCTGACGACCGAGGAGGAGGTGCTGCTCTATGGGATTCATGGTCTTCTCCACCTGGGAGGATGGGATGACCGATCTCCGGAGGATCGTCGGGCGATGGAGGCGGAGCAGCAGCGTCTTTTTGCCTTGGCGCGGGGAGCGGCCGCTCGCGCGGACTCTCGAAACTCCCCAGGGGAGCACTGAAGGATGGAGCGGGAGCGGCAGACGGAAGGCATCCTCCTGCGTCGGCATTCGTATTCCGAGAGCAGTTGGATCCTTGGCTGGCTGACCGCCGATCTGGGCTGGATTCATACTCTGGCCAAGGGGGCAAAAAAAGGGTCGGGTGGGCTTCGGGGGCCGCTCGATCTCTTTTATCTCTGCGAGATCGCAGTCCTCGCCCCTCGGACCGGAGATCTCTATCTCTTCCGGGAGGCGCGCGTCAGGAATCCCCTTTTAGCCCTCCGGAAAAGCTGGGCCACCTTCTCCTGCGCGCAATATTTCGGGGAGCTGGTTGGAGGCACCGTGGAGCGGGGCACGCCCTTGCCCGAGCTCTACGACTTGCTGCGCAAGGCGCTCACCTATCTGGAAGCGCATCCGCCCTCCCTGCTTCTGATCGAGCGCTTTGAGCGCCGGCTTCTCGAAGCCAGTGGCATGAGGGGAGCCGGGCTTCGCGCGCTCGGCGAGCTGTTGGGGGGCAGCGCTTCCCGGATTTTCGCCGCCAGGAAGAGGCTGCAAGAAGCTCTCGTGCCGGGGGGATAGCCGCCATGCTCCGAGGACGATCACTCCCCTTCGGAGAGCGCGATCTCCCGGATTTTTCGAAAATCGACCTTCCCGAGGGGAGTCTTTGGGATCTCCGGCCGGACGATCACCTTGCGAGGGCTCCAGAGCGCAGAGAGGCCTTGCGCGGTCAGCTTGCGCCGGATGGTCGACGCAACCAGGGGCCGAGTGGACAAAAGAACGAGCTCTTCCCCTCGCTTCCCATGCGGGATCCCGACGACTGCGACTTCCAGTCCTTCGCCAAGCTCGGGGCCGAAGGCGCGAAGAATCTCCTCTTCCACGGTTCCGTGAGGCACCATCTCTCCGGCGAGCTTGGAAAAGCGGCTGATCCGTCCTTCGATCTGAAGAAAGCCCGTTTCGTCCAAGCGTCCCACATCTCCGCTCACGAGCCAGCCCTCCGAGAGCGCACTTGCGGTGCGGACCGGGTCATCGAGATAGCCTGCGAAGATATTC from Methylacidimicrobium sp. B4 includes these protein-coding regions:
- the ald gene encoding alanine dehydrogenase, whose translation is MRIGVPKERKEGENRVALTPAGAHALIQAGHTVTVETEAGLLSGFSDAEYSRAGAQIGDWEGCWQSDLVVKVKEPAESELAFLRKGLLLFSYLHLAASRSLTEAMASRGVTALAYETLQLPDGSLPLLIPMSEVAGRVAVQAGAHFLESAQGGSGILLGGVPGVPPGRVVVLGGGTVGTQAARIAAGMGAEVLLFDQSPIRLRFLDDLFGGRIRTAVVTPYYLAEELERADLAIGAVLVPGSRAPKVVSRQMVQQMRRGSVVMDISIDQGGCIETVTHPTTHDDPVFSVEGILHYAVANIPSAVPRTSTFALTNATLPWILILASAGIAAAKTHAELRSSINTIGGEVTCPGVAEAFGWKAIDPKRILR
- a CDS encoding NADPH-dependent FMN reductase, whose product is MIAIVIGTNRLGSRTRLVGAQLVRLYTALGEPAHPIDLGLLPVEVGGSRAYAEKPEEVSRFASILGAARGLVVALPEYNGSFPGILKLFLDLLPHPSPLEGKPICVVGIARGRFGGLRAVEDLQRHLLYRRAYLYPQSVLLSDIDQLLGTGARLEDPAALKRLQEQAEGFVRFVDRLVPPAESRDKTRLDSP
- the glgA gene encoding glycogen synthase GlgA; the encoded protein is MNLLFAATELSPYAKTGGLADVLAALPAALRQRGHSVACVLPLFRSIRETLPELRPTDLTLSVPLGTSLQSARIWEGRTDREIRLFLVEKEEFFDRTYLYGPPGGDYTDNASRFFFFSKIVPRLARHVRPKPEILHLHDWHTGLVPAFVRSERLPFRTVFTIHNLAYQGNFWGLDFPLTNLPTDYFSPAGIEFHQHINCLKAAIVFADRLTTVSPRYAEEIQTPEFGCGLAEVLRERRYKLSGILNGADYSRWDPARDPLLPAPYSASSPGAKQLSKDRLAKQVGWEPFRAPLFCLISRLTEQKGIPLVLEVADELRKEGGRLVVLGEGDPGLEERLRDLTRLFPKSVAVQIGFDEAFAHLLLAGSDFLLMPSLFEPCGLTQLYALRYGTLPIAHETGGLADTIVPWDPAEARGTGFLFQAPTAGAFSEAVRKAKAVYQNPAALQAMRQEAMRREFSWEQSAESYEKLYRQLVE
- a CDS encoding PhoH family protein is translated as MTRETLAFDGPRDVAAILGNESKNIRILEEAFSVKVTTREGWVRIEGEADGVAKATQAFRQLEDARHHGVNIGKEELRYTVDAVGRGDGIDLATLYKQGLRPSRSGVSIVARTPGQRTYLEALRTHELVFGVGPAGTGKTYLAVAAAVAAHRAQEVQRIVLTRPAVEAGEALGFLPGQVEEKVFPYLRPLYDALEDMLPPEELQRYLSRGWIEIAPLAFMRGRTLAHCFVILDEAQNTTPEQMFMLLTRMGPDSRCAVTGDPTQIDLPRGRRSGLLEAIAALRGQSGISICELSEGDVLRHDLVRRILEAYRAHRERAGLRADGV
- a CDS encoding HD family phosphohydrolase, which codes for MSVFERWRLIRKGLSCGRSRRASSSPKWRERLEKDRRVRGFIFVLFTALCVVCGSWPHAHPTYAVALLTTVLAAGIFIPMRIGLPDLFGSNSRLALVLTAVLINLYVGKAVYLWSMRQPGAEFHALYFYVPTAFAPLLTTSLLGAFPGLFTVFASSLFSAVLINQSIPLLVNNLVSGFVGVYMTQRVHRRRDIIQAGMAVGLVSLVCAMAFGYVGETESDVLIEQGAWSVVLGFLTGVFVNAILPFMEELFCVNTDFTWLELSDLNHPLLRRLATEAPGTYHHSLMVANLAEAAAQKVGANPALCRVMAYFHDIGKLVNPQYFVENIDGGENPHDRLSPSLSALVILSHVKDGAELAQRYHLKRPIVDGIEQHHGDSLVYYFYQRALRTIEDCKAGVRILGASEKAVPGFDESQFRYPGPKPQSREAGILMLSDVVESASRCLERPTAQRIEQMVRELVEKKLAGHQLDECDLTLKELHSIEESLSFTLKTMLHSRLRYPQKERDGIEALRLQSAAPSAPVLSDLATAVADGGPTDQDAREAVASDH
- the ybeY gene encoding rRNA maturation RNase YbeY; its protein translation is MPPTIELSLVSSRAMATLHAEWLQVPGPTDVLSFDYGEVVVCPWVANKEAPRHHLTTEEEVLLYGIHGLLHLGGWDDRSPEDRRAMEAEQQRLFALARGAAARADSRNSPGEH
- a CDS encoding DNA repair protein RecO, which produces MERERQTEGILLRRHSYSESSWILGWLTADLGWIHTLAKGAKKGSGGLRGPLDLFYLCEIAVLAPRTGDLYLFREARVRNPLLALRKSWATFSCAQYFGELVGGTVERGTPLPELYDLLRKALTYLEAHPPSLLLIERFERRLLEASGMRGAGLRALGELLGGSASRIFAARKRLQEALVPGG